A segment of the Bradyrhizobium sp. CCBAU 53340 genome:
TCGCACGGACGTCTGTCGACAAGTTGACGGCGAGCTTTGTCGGCGCGGGGATCTTTACGCTAAGCCCGGAGGGATGGACGAAGGTTCTCGCTTCTCCGTATGGTCCCTCGGAAGGCGAGCACTGGGCCTACCTTGCCGAGAAGGATGGTGTCATCGCCTACGCAACGACCTCAATGCCGACCCATGACGGGAAAAGGGAAGCTGGCACCACCGCGCTTTGGGTCGCCGAAGCCGGCAATTGGACCCGGATTGATGTCGAGCAGGCCGCCAAGAACTGAGCGGCGGCTGCTCAAGCCACTTCCTCGATCTTCACCTTGTCCGGATAGAAGGCCAGATGACCCGCGATCTCCGTCATCGCGGGGAACGGCGTCTCGTAGGTCCAGATCGCGTTGTCGAGCGTCCTGCCGTCGGCCTTGATGCTGTAATAGCTGGCGTCCCCCTTGTAGGGGCAGTGAGTGGTGCGCTCGGTGCGCTCCAGCAACGCCATGTTGGCGTCCTCCCGCGGCAGATATTGCACCGCCGGATATCTGGCCTCTTTCAGCGTCAGCGCCCTGGTGCTCTCGGCAATCACGGTATCGCCCGCCATAACGCGGACGCGGCGGGGGTTTTGGGTGATCGTGATGGGATGGTCGGGGCCTGGAAGTTTCATGATTTCACGCCTTTTCGTTCATTCTGCCGCGCGCGGCACTTTGTCGTGCCTTTATCCTGATGGGATCAGGGATATAGTGCCGGAAGGCGTGACGTAGAAGGCCGTTCACGCTAAGTTTGGCCCTGCCGGCCCGGGGACGCCGGCACGATTCGATGAGACAGGAGCAAGACCAGAATGCCCATGGACGCCCACGATATCGAGGCGATGATCAAGGCAGCGATCCCCGATGCCGAGGTGACCATCCGTGACCTCGCCGGCGACGGCGACCACTACGCCGCGACCGTGATCTCGGAATCCTTCCGCGGCAAGTCCCGCGTCCAGCAACACCAGATCGTCTATCGGTCCCTGCAGGGCCAGATGGGCGGTGTGCTGCATGCGCTGGCTTTGCAAACCGGGGTACCGGGCACCTGACCTCAACGTACCTGACCTGATCGCGCGACGGGAGCGATGATGGCTGCGGACAATTCGCGCGGCGCGATGTTTCGCGTGATCGTGCCGAACCAGCCCAGCCGCGTCACCAACGCCGAGCTGTTCTTCGACCTCGTCTTCGTCTTCGCCGTCACGCAGATCTCGCACACGCTGCTGAACCACTTCACGCCGCTCGGTGCCGTGCACGTCACGGTGCTGTTTCTGGCGGTGTGGTGGGTGTGGGTCTACACGGCCTGGGTCACCAACTGGCTCAATCCCGAGCTGACGCCGGTCCGCATCCTGATCTTCCTGATGATGCTGGGCGGCCTCGTGCTGTCGACGACGATCCCGACCGCCTTCGAAGGACGAGGCCTGTGGTTTGCGGTCGCCTATGCGGCCATGCAGGTCGGTCGGACCGCTTTCTGGCTGTTCGCGACGCCGCGCCATCGCACGGCCGTCCGGCATAACGCAATCCGCATCCTGGTTTGGCTCTCGATCTCGGCGGTGTTGTGGATCGCAGGCGGTATTTCCGAAGGCGAGACGCGGTTATGGCTCTGGATCGCCGCCGTCACCTGGGAATACATCTCGCCCGCAGTGCGCTTCTGGGTGCCGAAGCTGGGTTTCTCGTCGGTCGAGGCCTGGGCCGTCGAGGGCGGCCACATGGCCGAACGCTGCGCCGGCTTCATCATCATTGCACTGGGCGAAGCCGTGGTCGTCAACGGCGCGACCTTTGCCGAGCTGGACTGGACTGCGGACAATATCCTGGCGTTCGTCTCGTGCCTTGTTGGCAGCATCGCGATGTGGTGGGTCTATTTCCACAAGGGCGCGGAGGCCGGCTCCGAGCGCATCTCGAAATCCGCCGAATCCGGTCGCCTGGCGCGGCTCGCCTATACCTATCTGCACATGCCGATCGTCGCCGGCATCATCCTGACCGCGGTCTCCGATGAACTGGTGCTGAAGCATCCTTCCGGCCATTCCGACGTCCGCACCATCGTCAGCACGATCGGCGGTCCGCTGGTGTTTCTGGTCGGCACCATCCTGTTCAAGCACTCGATCCGCGGCTTCCTCCAGCTCTCCCACGGCGTCGGCATCATCGCGCTCGCGGCGCTGTGGTGGTTCGCCGCCGACCTGCCGCCACTCTGGCTGTCGGTCGCAACCAGCGTGATCATGATCGTCGTCGCGGTGTGGGAGTCGGTGTCGCTGGGGTCGAAGGTGGAGGAAGCCGAGGAACGTTGAGGCGCGGAGCGTTTACTCCGCCGCCTCCAGTGCGTGCACCGAGAACATCTTCGCTGCGTCCGTCCAGCTTTCGCGCACCCGCCAGCCGGCGCCCTGCGCCAGCGCGGCGAAGCGCTCGATGCTGTACTTGTAGCTGTTCTCGGTGTGGATGCTTTCGCCCGGCTTGAACGAGAAGCTGGTGCCGAGCAGGCGCACGGTCTGGCTCTTGCGGCTGATCAGGTGCATCTCGATACGGTGCCGCGCGTGATTGTAGATCGCGCGGTGGGTGAAGGCGGAGAGGTCGAAATTGCCGCCGAGCTCGCGGTTGATCCGCACCAGCACATTGAGGTTGAAACGCGCGGTAACGCCGGCTGCGTCGTTGTAGGCGGCGTGGAGCAGGCGCTCCTCCTTCTCGAGGTCGGCGCCGATGATCATCTGCGCGCCCGTGCCCAGGATCTGGCGGGCGCTCTTCAGGAACGCCTGAGCTTCCTCCGGCTCGAAATTGCCGATGGTCGAGCCCGGGAAGAAGCCGACCTTGGGCATGGATGCAACGGCCTTCGGCAGCTCGAACGGCGTGGTGAAATCTGCTGCGACCGGAAAGATGCCAAGGGAGGGGAAATCCCGCTTCAGCCCGTTCGCCTGTGCTTGGAGGAAGTCGCCGGAGATGTCGACGGGCACATAGGCCGCAAACCTGGACTGGTTCAGCAGCAGACGGACCTTCGTGGTCGCGCCGGCGCCGAACTCGACCAGCGCCGCATGCTCCGGAATGATCTTTGCGATCTCGCGGCCGCGCTCCTTCAGGATCGATAGCTCGGTGCGCGTCGGATAGTATTCCGGCAGCCGCGTGATCGCCTCGAACAGCTCCGATCCGGCCGCGTCATAGAAATATTTCGGCGACAGTTTTTTTGGCTGCTGCGAGAGGTCCCCGATGGCCTCGCGGGCGAAGGCGGTCGTCTGCTCGTCGGGAAGATGGGCTTCGGCCAAAGCGCTGGCGTGCACATTCATGATACTCTCCTGAACGCGC
Coding sequences within it:
- a CDS encoding BolA family protein, producing the protein MPMDAHDIEAMIKAAIPDAEVTIRDLAGDGDHYAATVISESFRGKSRVQQHQIVYRSLQGQMGGVLHALALQTGVPGT
- the egtD gene encoding L-histidine N(alpha)-methyltransferase, giving the protein MNVHASALAEAHLPDEQTTAFAREAIGDLSQQPKKLSPKYFYDAAGSELFEAITRLPEYYPTRTELSILKERGREIAKIIPEHAALVEFGAGATTKVRLLLNQSRFAAYVPVDISGDFLQAQANGLKRDFPSLGIFPVAADFTTPFELPKAVASMPKVGFFPGSTIGNFEPEEAQAFLKSARQILGTGAQMIIGADLEKEERLLHAAYNDAAGVTARFNLNVLVRINRELGGNFDLSAFTHRAIYNHARHRIEMHLISRKSQTVRLLGTSFSFKPGESIHTENSYKYSIERFAALAQGAGWRVRESWTDAAKMFSVHALEAAE
- a CDS encoding DUF427 domain-containing protein translates to MKLPGPDHPITITQNPRRVRVMAGDTVIAESTRALTLKEARYPAVQYLPREDANMALLERTERTTHCPYKGDASYYSIKADGRTLDNAIWTYETPFPAMTEIAGHLAFYPDKVKIEEVA
- a CDS encoding low temperature requirement protein A, coding for MAADNSRGAMFRVIVPNQPSRVTNAELFFDLVFVFAVTQISHTLLNHFTPLGAVHVTVLFLAVWWVWVYTAWVTNWLNPELTPVRILIFLMMLGGLVLSTTIPTAFEGRGLWFAVAYAAMQVGRTAFWLFATPRHRTAVRHNAIRILVWLSISAVLWIAGGISEGETRLWLWIAAVTWEYISPAVRFWVPKLGFSSVEAWAVEGGHMAERCAGFIIIALGEAVVVNGATFAELDWTADNILAFVSCLVGSIAMWWVYFHKGAEAGSERISKSAESGRLARLAYTYLHMPIVAGIILTAVSDELVLKHPSGHSDVRTIVSTIGGPLVFLVGTILFKHSIRGFLQLSHGVGIIALAALWWFAADLPPLWLSVATSVIMIVVAVWESVSLGSKVEEAEER